The proteins below come from a single Miscanthus floridulus cultivar M001 chromosome 1, ASM1932011v1, whole genome shotgun sequence genomic window:
- the LOC136483457 gene encoding lecithin-cholesterol acyltransferase-like 1 — MAAEAQPRLLVLLLAWPCLFVGSLACGAAAADLLHPVVLLPGYSCSQLDAQLTHEFEPSTAPSCGARMGKGWFRLWENHTALQEDPALVPCYAELLRLVYDPVAGDYRNVQGVETRVVPFRAKRGFGSDDPATKNICMGKLIQALKGVGYREGENLFGAPYDFRYAPAPPGQASREFSRFLSNLRAFVEQASERNGDMPVILVTHSFGGLNANVFLSRSTLAWRRRYVKHFVMVSTGAGGGVFPLQFGGSNSSSPPPTDPLSFANTRLRFATAFSVLPSPKVFGHAPLVVTRAKNYSAYDIPEYLKANGFSDDEVARYVTRVLPVTLRFGAPGVPVTCINGIGVRTVERLVYWDGDFGAKPQVVYGDGDGAINIASMLALDTLIGAQPEQDYFKSILIHNTSHGGTISDDFALRRVVNEVLDANGNSMNDVNKKQQC, encoded by the exons ATGGCCGCCGAAGCGCAACCGCGGCTCCTAGTCCTCCTGCTCGCCTGGCCCTGCCTCTTCGTCGGCTCGCTGGCGTGTGGAGCTGCAGCTGCCGACCTGCTCCACCCGGTCGTCCTGCTGCCCGGATACAGCTGCAGCCAGCTCGACGCGCAGCTCACCCACGAGTTCGAGCCCTCCACGGCGCCGAGCTGCGGCGCGCGCATGGGGAAGGGGTGGTTCCGGCTGTGGGAGAACCACACGGCGCTGCAGGAGGACCCTGCACTGGTGCCGTGCTACGCCGAGCTGCTGCGGCTGGTGTACGACCCTGTCGCCGGCGATTACCGCAACGTGCAGGGCGTCGAGACCCGCGTCGTGCCGTTCCGCGCCAAGCGGGGCTTCGGCTCCGATGATCCTGCCACAAA GAACATCTGCATGGGAAAACTCATTCAGGCACTGAAAGGAGTCGGATACAGAGAAGGCGAGAACCTCTTCGGCGCGCCGTACGACTTCCGATacgcgccggcgccgccgggcCAGGCGTCCAGGGAGTTCTCCCGCTTCCTCTCGAACCTCAGGGCATTCGTGGAGCAGGCAAGCGAGAGGAATGGGGACATGCCGGTCATCCTCGTGACGCACAGCTTCGGCGGCCTCAACGCCAACGTCTTCCTCAGCCGGAGCACCCTGGCGTGGCGCCGGAGGTACGTCAAGCACTTCGTCATGGTCTCCACCGGTGCTGGCGGCGGCGTGTTCCCGCTGCAGTTCGGCGGCTCGaattcgtcgtcgccgccgccgacggACCCGCTGTCGTTCGCCAACACCAGATTGAGATTCGCAACCGCGTTCTCAGTCCTGCCGTCCCCCAAGGTGTTCGGGCACGCGCCGCTGGTGGTCACGCGTGCCAAGAACTACTCCGCCTACGACATCCCTGAGTACCTTAAAGCTAATGGTTTCTCTGACGACGAGGTGGCGCGCTACGTGACGAGGGTGCTGCCGGTCACGCTGCGCTTCGGTGCGCCGGGCGTGCCGGTGACCTGCATCAACGGTATCGGCGTGCGGACGGTGGAGAGGCTGGTGTACTGGGACGGCGACTTCGGTGCGAAGCCTCAAGTGGTttacggcgacggcgacggggcCATCAACATAGCGAGCATGTTGGCGTTGGACACATTGATCGGGGCTCAACCGGAGCAGGATTACTTCAAGTCGATCCTGATTCACAACACTAGTCACGGTGGCACCATCTCGGATGATTTTGCCCTCCGGCGTGTGGTCAACGAGGTTCTTGATGCCAATGGAAATAGCATGAACGATGTTAATAAGAAACAACAATGTTGA